Proteins encoded together in one Planctopirus ephydatiae window:
- a CDS encoding c-type cytochrome has translation MDEAVADLDQQEHHQFVNRLCAMLATLMFRAMLAALSKHALPTLNTQLTSGMSVKRYLANFLFAVAVLLMAGHFTAITHASDSPTVSISQQANPQEVTAEDGYRILKSKPFLPADFHDRHLEQLWTVWPEPWKTKYAQAASHEKRQLLFSYYGLIEDPQQKPAESSQESAVSGTPALGYLKTESGNWVMTCLACHGGKVAGQSKAGLPNSHFALQTLAEDLRQVKLANKETLAHLETASLTIPLNVTNGTTNSVIFGVILGTFRRPDMSVDLARTVPPVIHHDVDAPPFWNVKYKTSLYCDGFAPKYHRPLMQFMLLPVNGQSTIYSWEDDFRAIEKWIESVEAPAYPFPIDDTLAASGRLVFEKNCASCHGNYGQGTLVSDREFQADTPLNALTSAKRDVVKYEQKIIPIGDVATDPVRLQALTATHRQWMKDGWMSDYGNHPVIIEPAGYVAPPLVGIWASAPYFHNGSVPTLWHVLHPENRPAVWKRTENGYDTNKVGLEVEEFGRLPTGIKIPAERRRYFDTKLKGKSSVGHDYPNALTADEKKALLEYLKTL, from the coding sequence ATGGACGAAGCAGTTGCTGATCTTGATCAACAGGAACATCACCAGTTCGTGAACCGCCTGTGTGCCATGCTTGCGACTTTGATGTTTCGTGCCATGCTTGCGGCTCTGAGCAAGCATGCTCTACCCACCCTCAATACCCAATTAACTTCCGGGATGAGTGTAAAACGATATCTTGCGAACTTCCTTTTCGCAGTGGCCGTTCTGCTGATGGCGGGTCATTTTACCGCCATTACCCATGCCAGCGATTCACCCACCGTCTCAATTTCACAGCAGGCCAATCCTCAGGAAGTCACCGCAGAGGATGGCTACCGGATCCTCAAATCCAAACCCTTTCTTCCAGCAGACTTTCATGATCGCCACCTTGAGCAGCTCTGGACTGTCTGGCCCGAGCCCTGGAAGACAAAATATGCCCAGGCTGCCTCGCACGAAAAACGGCAGCTTCTCTTCTCGTACTATGGCCTGATTGAAGATCCCCAGCAAAAGCCTGCCGAATCCAGCCAGGAGTCAGCCGTTTCTGGGACCCCTGCCTTGGGATATCTCAAAACAGAATCTGGAAACTGGGTAATGACCTGCCTCGCCTGCCACGGCGGTAAAGTGGCTGGCCAATCAAAGGCGGGCCTTCCCAATTCCCACTTTGCCCTGCAAACGCTTGCCGAAGATCTTCGTCAGGTCAAGCTCGCCAACAAAGAGACTCTGGCACATCTGGAAACTGCATCACTGACGATTCCGCTCAACGTGACCAATGGCACGACCAATTCCGTCATCTTTGGAGTGATCCTGGGCACCTTCCGCCGTCCGGATATGTCGGTTGATCTGGCACGAACAGTTCCGCCAGTCATTCATCACGATGTCGATGCTCCACCCTTCTGGAATGTCAAATATAAAACCTCGCTCTACTGCGATGGTTTCGCTCCCAAGTATCACCGCCCTCTCATGCAATTCATGCTCTTGCCAGTGAACGGCCAATCGACAATCTACAGTTGGGAAGATGATTTCCGAGCCATCGAAAAATGGATCGAATCTGTCGAGGCACCGGCTTATCCCTTCCCCATCGATGACACACTGGCCGCCTCAGGCCGATTAGTCTTCGAGAAAAACTGTGCCAGTTGTCATGGCAATTATGGTCAGGGAACCCTTGTTTCAGATCGGGAATTTCAAGCCGATACTCCGCTGAATGCACTCACTTCAGCCAAACGCGATGTCGTGAAGTACGAACAGAAGATTATTCCGATCGGCGATGTAGCCACTGATCCCGTTCGACTGCAGGCATTAACGGCTACACATCGCCAATGGATGAAAGATGGCTGGATGAGCGATTACGGCAATCATCCAGTGATCATCGAGCCTGCGGGTTATGTGGCACCCCCACTTGTCGGTATCTGGGCCAGTGCTCCTTATTTTCACAATGGCAGTGTCCCTACACTCTGGCATGTCCTCCATCCTGAGAATCGCCCTGCTGTCTGGAAACGAACTGAAAATGGTTACGATACGAACAAAGTGGGTCTCGAAGTGGAAGAGTTCGGCCGATTGCCGACGGGTATCAAAATTCCTGCCGAAAGACGCCGCTACTTCGATACAAAGCTCAAAGGCAAGTCATCTGTCGGGCACGACTACCCCAATGCACTGACTGCCGATGAGAAAAAAGCTCTCCTGGAATACCTCAAGACTCTGTGA
- a CDS encoding YjhG/YagF family D-xylonate dehydratase gives MQPATFESLVDSQTPDLWQIETRGPGPQGALPLTDELLRNAPSGDLFGLTQNAGMGWPVAEVLRPQYLILSTQGGIRGEDGRPIALGYHTGHYEVGLLMRAAAEEIDRLEGLPFAGYVSDPCDGRTQGTTGMMDSLPYRNDAAIVLRRLIRSLPVREGVVGVATCDKGLPAMMMALASMHDLPCVIVPGGVTLPPVSGEDTGKVQSIGARYAKGEISLEHAAEAGCRACGSAGGGCQFLGTAATSQVVAEALGMSLPHAALAPSGQPIWLDIAVRSARAVVTQRLTGLSMNKILTADSLHNAMVVHAACGGSTNLLLHIPAIAFAAGLERPQVEEWNRINLATPRLVDCLPNGPVGHPTVRFFLAGGVPELMLHLRALGLLRLNALTATGKPLGDVLEWWEKSERRECVRQVLRERDGVDPDDVVMPPALAKARGLTSTVCFPRGNIAPEGSVVKATSIDKSTLDANGVYHKIGRVRFFATEREAIRAVKGQSQPAVQAGDILILAGRGPLGCGMEETYQITSSLRYLPFGKEVTLITDARFSGVSTGACIGHVGPEALAGGPIGKLRDNDLIEVRIDTRNLTGSINFIGEGDATFIAEHGARILAGRTPHPKLAPDPELPADTRLWAALQQLGGGTWGGCVYDVDAIVNALANAPRMGTAPCSLSGEGSSSSNPAAGSSNPESGTDLLATTHGRSSC, from the coding sequence ATGCAACCGGCGACCTTTGAAAGTCTTGTCGATTCACAGACTCCTGATCTCTGGCAGATTGAAACTCGTGGCCCCGGCCCGCAAGGTGCTTTGCCACTCACCGACGAACTGCTGAGAAATGCTCCCAGTGGCGATCTGTTTGGTCTCACTCAAAATGCCGGCATGGGCTGGCCAGTGGCCGAAGTCTTGAGGCCGCAATACCTCATTCTCAGTACGCAAGGTGGTATTCGTGGCGAAGATGGTCGCCCCATTGCTCTGGGTTATCACACGGGCCATTACGAAGTTGGCCTGTTGATGCGTGCTGCCGCCGAAGAAATCGATCGTCTGGAGGGATTGCCGTTTGCCGGATATGTCAGCGATCCTTGTGACGGCCGTACCCAGGGCACAACGGGGATGATGGACAGCCTGCCCTATCGGAATGACGCAGCCATTGTGCTCCGCCGGTTGATTCGATCACTTCCTGTCCGAGAAGGTGTTGTGGGTGTTGCGACGTGCGATAAAGGCCTTCCGGCCATGATGATGGCACTGGCATCGATGCACGATCTGCCGTGTGTCATTGTCCCTGGCGGAGTCACTTTGCCTCCTGTTTCGGGCGAAGATACCGGGAAAGTCCAGAGTATCGGTGCCCGTTATGCCAAAGGCGAAATCTCGCTGGAACATGCTGCCGAAGCAGGCTGCCGCGCCTGTGGTTCAGCAGGTGGTGGTTGCCAGTTTCTCGGGACAGCCGCCACGTCGCAAGTTGTGGCTGAAGCGTTAGGAATGTCTTTACCACATGCCGCTCTGGCACCCTCTGGCCAGCCGATCTGGTTGGATATTGCCGTCCGTTCAGCCAGAGCTGTCGTGACCCAGCGGCTGACGGGTCTATCGATGAACAAGATCCTCACCGCCGATTCGCTCCATAATGCGATGGTCGTGCATGCAGCCTGCGGTGGCTCGACGAACCTGCTGCTGCATATCCCGGCTATCGCCTTTGCTGCCGGTCTTGAGCGGCCCCAGGTCGAAGAGTGGAACCGCATCAACCTCGCGACACCCAGGTTGGTGGATTGCCTTCCGAATGGGCCCGTAGGTCACCCCACTGTGCGATTCTTCCTGGCTGGTGGTGTTCCGGAACTCATGCTCCATTTGCGTGCTTTGGGTCTGTTGCGGCTCAATGCACTCACAGCCACTGGCAAACCGCTCGGCGATGTTCTCGAATGGTGGGAAAAGAGTGAACGTCGTGAATGCGTCCGTCAAGTATTGCGTGAGCGGGATGGTGTCGATCCCGATGACGTGGTGATGCCTCCCGCTCTGGCGAAGGCTCGTGGATTGACCAGTACTGTCTGCTTCCCTCGCGGGAACATTGCCCCCGAAGGTTCTGTGGTTAAAGCCACTTCGATCGACAAATCCACATTGGATGCGAATGGTGTCTATCACAAGATCGGCCGTGTGCGGTTTTTTGCGACGGAACGGGAAGCGATTCGTGCGGTCAAAGGCCAGTCTCAACCCGCAGTCCAGGCAGGAGATATTCTCATTCTTGCCGGGCGTGGGCCCTTGGGCTGTGGAATGGAAGAAACTTATCAGATCACTTCCAGCCTCAGATATCTCCCCTTTGGAAAAGAGGTGACTTTGATCACTGATGCCCGCTTTTCGGGAGTCTCGACGGGGGCCTGCATTGGTCACGTCGGCCCGGAAGCTCTCGCGGGTGGCCCGATTGGGAAACTCCGCGATAATGATCTCATCGAAGTACGGATCGATACGCGGAACTTGACGGGAAGTATAAACTTCATTGGCGAAGGTGATGCCACGTTCATAGCCGAACATGGTGCTAGAATTCTAGCAGGGCGTACACCTCACCCGAAATTAGCTCCAGACCCAGAACTTCCGGCCGACACCAGGCTCTGGGCAGCATTGCAGCAGTTAGGAGGCGGAACCTGGGGAGGATGTGTCTACGATGTCGACGCCATTGTCAACGCCCTCGCAAATGCACCTCGCATGGGGACTGCTCCCTGCAGCCTATCCGGTGAAGGAAGTTCCAGCAGCAACCCCGCGGCTGGCTCCTCAAATCCAGAATCCGGCACAGACCTGCTCGCCACTACGCATGGACGAAGCAGTTGCTGA
- a CDS encoding 2Fe-2S iron-sulfur cluster-binding protein, whose translation MSEIQFWKLLLIINGLIPLALLGWDALQGKTGGNAISQAIHTTGYVSLLFIMTSLAVTPLRIVTGWTTPVAFRRILGLFGFFYAAIHFGIYFGFDRALSLSSTFDEITKRRFLLVGMTALMLMIPLAVTSTNAMINRIGGKRWKLLHRLAYLVGALAVLHYFMQVKADIRQPLAFAVVLGAFLLMRVPLKKLLRTSGSHSPVHPSVKSPAIPTGRPKFWTGELKLARIFHETSLVKTFRFVAPHGNDLPFTFEPGQYLTLKVLIDGKFISRSYTIASSPSQSSYCEISVKREEHGLVSRYLHDHLQEEDLVSISAPGGKFFFNGRQANNVVFISGGVGITPLMSMTRYLTDTCWAGEIHFLVVDRSPKDLIFYDELRHLARRFPNLHVAVTLTRSPEMDDWMVPDGWRRGEGRINTSWLRECLQDWPQRQVFLCGPDAMMDATRELLAELGVPAEQIFTEAFVSPAAQKEATEILPVESPANSAATISNQLATHSATSGDYQATLQSSRQTIDLGGYNNLLEAAEAAGLDWPYDCRSGVCGQCRVRLVSGEVVMDVQEALSPQERAQGHILPCQARACSHLVIEA comes from the coding sequence GTGAGTGAGATTCAGTTCTGGAAGCTGCTGCTGATTATTAATGGTCTCATCCCCCTTGCACTTCTGGGATGGGATGCGTTACAGGGCAAAACTGGTGGCAACGCCATCAGTCAGGCCATTCATACAACAGGCTATGTCTCACTGTTGTTCATTATGACGTCCCTCGCAGTGACGCCACTTCGAATCGTTACCGGTTGGACGACACCAGTCGCCTTTCGTCGCATTCTGGGGCTGTTTGGCTTCTTCTATGCTGCCATTCACTTCGGAATCTACTTTGGATTTGATCGCGCTCTGAGCCTGTCGAGTACCTTCGACGAAATTACGAAACGAAGGTTTCTTCTGGTCGGCATGACGGCACTGATGCTCATGATCCCTCTGGCCGTCACTTCCACAAACGCCATGATTAATAGAATCGGTGGTAAGCGCTGGAAACTCTTGCATCGCCTGGCGTACCTGGTGGGAGCACTGGCAGTGCTCCATTACTTCATGCAGGTGAAAGCCGATATTCGCCAGCCCCTCGCCTTTGCCGTCGTGCTGGGCGCCTTTCTGTTGATGCGAGTTCCGTTGAAAAAACTGTTGAGAACTTCGGGTTCGCATTCACCCGTCCACCCCTCCGTCAAATCACCAGCCATCCCGACCGGTCGTCCGAAGTTCTGGACGGGAGAGCTCAAGCTGGCACGCATTTTTCATGAAACTTCTCTTGTGAAGACGTTTCGCTTCGTGGCTCCCCATGGCAACGATCTGCCGTTTACCTTTGAACCCGGACAGTACCTGACATTGAAAGTACTCATCGACGGAAAGTTCATCAGTCGCTCGTATACGATCGCATCATCCCCCAGCCAATCGAGCTATTGCGAAATTTCTGTCAAACGGGAGGAACATGGCCTCGTCTCGCGGTATCTGCACGATCACCTGCAAGAAGAGGATCTCGTTTCCATCTCGGCACCAGGAGGGAAGTTCTTCTTTAATGGTCGCCAGGCAAACAACGTGGTTTTCATCTCGGGTGGTGTGGGAATTACACCTCTCATGTCGATGACTCGTTACCTCACCGATACCTGCTGGGCCGGCGAAATCCACTTTCTTGTTGTCGATCGTTCACCTAAAGATTTGATCTTTTACGATGAATTGCGACATCTTGCCCGACGATTTCCCAATCTCCATGTGGCGGTCACATTAACGCGATCTCCAGAGATGGATGATTGGATGGTGCCGGATGGCTGGCGGCGAGGTGAGGGACGCATCAACACCTCGTGGCTTCGCGAATGCTTACAGGATTGGCCCCAGCGCCAGGTCTTTCTCTGCGGCCCCGACGCCATGATGGATGCCACCCGTGAGCTTCTGGCAGAACTTGGAGTACCTGCCGAGCAGATCTTTACCGAAGCCTTCGTCTCTCCAGCAGCACAAAAAGAGGCGACTGAGATTCTGCCTGTGGAGTCTCCAGCCAATTCCGCAGCGACCATCTCAAACCAACTTGCCACACACTCCGCAACTTCGGGCGATTATCAAGCCACGTTGCAATCGTCCCGGCAAACCATTGATTTAGGCGGCTACAACAATCTGCTCGAAGCGGCTGAAGCGGCTGGACTCGACTGGCCCTACGACTGCCGCTCGGGTGTTTGTGGCCAGTGCCGAGTTCGACTCGTCAGTGGCGAAGTGGTGATGGATGTCCAGGAAGCTCTTTCGCCGCAGGAACGAGCACAAGGCCATATCCTCCCCTGCCAGGCCCGTGCTTGCAGCCATCTGGTGATTGAGGCCTGA